In one window of Vallitalea okinawensis DNA:
- a CDS encoding ABC transporter permease subunit, protein MSAYAKTAIKKIGIPRLIITSLFIFVLIMGFVIQLPMGLLFGDILQRFGMFGILVLAMVPSIQAGTGPNFALAIGIICGLLGIIISIELGFIGLLCFVMAILISLPIAIISGVLYGKLLNAVKGAEMTIATYIGFSVVSLMCIGWVVLPFTEGTMLWPIAGKGLRLTFTLENTFGQILDNFLAFSIGGVEIPTGLILFFLVTCFVVFLFTKSKMGTLILAAGKNPKYAESSGINIDRGRIVASIVSTVLGAIGIIVFSQSYGFVQLYTAPLMMAFPAVAAVLIGGATAKRAKISHAIIGVLLFQGLLTSALPVANVIFPEGNLSEIIRMVVQNGIILYALTKVDGGN, encoded by the coding sequence ATGAGTGCATACGCAAAAACAGCAATCAAAAAAATAGGTATACCTCGGTTAATCATTACGAGTTTATTCATATTCGTACTTATTATGGGGTTTGTAATTCAATTACCCATGGGTCTTTTGTTCGGTGATATATTACAACGATTTGGTATGTTTGGTATTTTAGTGTTGGCAATGGTACCATCCATTCAGGCCGGGACAGGTCCCAACTTTGCTTTGGCTATAGGTATTATATGTGGTCTATTAGGAATTATTATTAGTATCGAATTAGGTTTTATAGGGCTTTTGTGTTTTGTTATGGCCATTCTGATATCTTTACCCATTGCTATTATATCAGGTGTTTTATATGGTAAGTTGCTTAATGCGGTAAAAGGTGCAGAGATGACCATTGCAACCTATATCGGATTCTCAGTTGTTTCGCTCATGTGCATTGGTTGGGTTGTGTTGCCTTTTACAGAGGGAACAATGCTGTGGCCTATTGCTGGTAAGGGGTTGAGATTGACATTTACCCTCGAGAACACTTTTGGTCAAATTCTTGATAATTTCTTAGCATTTTCTATAGGAGGTGTTGAAATACCAACAGGATTAATACTTTTCTTTTTGGTAACGTGTTTTGTTGTTTTTCTATTTACTAAAAGTAAGATGGGTACATTAATACTTGCGGCAGGGAAAAACCCAAAATATGCGGAATCCTCTGGTATTAATATTGATCGTGGTAGAATAGTGGCGAGTATTGTTTCTACAGTACTTGGGGCAATAGGGATTATCGTATTTTCTCAGAGTTATGGATTTGTTCAATTATATACAGCACCACTCATGATGGCTTTTCCAGCCGTTGCTGCTGTTTTAATTGGAGGTGCCACAGCAAAGCGGGCAAAGATATCCCATGCTATTATCGGTGTGCTTCTATTCCAAGGATTATTAACATCTGCGTTACCTGTTGCCAATGTAATTTTTCCAGAAGGGAACTTATCTGAAATTATTCGGATGGTCGTTCAAAATGGTATTATTCTATACGCGCTAACCAAAGTGGATGGAGGTAATTGA
- a CDS encoding ABC transporter permease subunit gives MAEVKFEINKDINNSRWGKLQKIVIQNIVTIIFVMLAIAGIMLSELSVTFIANELITRITRNLFLVLSLIIPIIAGIGLNFGIVVGAMAGQMALIAVTYWGISGIPGFALCVVVATPIAILFGYLTGKLYNNTKGQEMIAGLILGYFANGIYQFIFLFLAGNVIPMKDSVMIKPDGIGLRNTIALNGDGVMDGANDGIKYAIDGIIRFDLSLILIIFAVALILLNIYRMVRKKGYGREANNTRFAFNIVIAIVVIIGSLAMMFLNLGSVSQIGGLKIPVVTWLIIALLCLFTVWILKTKLGQDFRTIGQSQHIGKVAGINVNRTRIIAVIISTVLAAWGQIILLQNIGTMNTYGSHRQVGMFSVAAILIGGASVSKANIKHAILGVILFQSVFIVSPTAGKTLFGDAQIGEFFRAFVVYFVIGLSLGLHAWKKRKLQNI, from the coding sequence ATGGCAGAGGTGAAATTTGAAATTAACAAAGATATTAATAATTCAAGATGGGGAAAGCTTCAAAAAATAGTGATTCAAAATATTGTAACCATTATATTTGTGATGTTAGCCATAGCGGGTATAATGCTGTCTGAGTTATCTGTTACATTTATCGCAAATGAATTAATAACTCGTATAACAAGAAATCTCTTCCTTGTATTGTCTCTTATTATACCAATTATAGCAGGTATTGGTTTGAATTTCGGTATTGTTGTTGGAGCAATGGCAGGGCAAATGGCGTTAATTGCTGTAACGTACTGGGGAATTTCAGGTATACCAGGTTTTGCTCTTTGTGTTGTTGTAGCAACTCCAATTGCAATCTTGTTTGGTTATCTAACAGGTAAGCTCTACAATAATACAAAAGGGCAAGAGATGATTGCTGGTCTTATCTTAGGTTACTTTGCAAATGGAATCTATCAGTTCATCTTCCTATTCTTAGCCGGAAATGTCATCCCGATGAAGGATTCGGTTATGATTAAACCTGACGGTATTGGACTTCGTAATACAATTGCCTTAAATGGCGATGGTGTGATGGATGGTGCAAATGACGGTATTAAGTATGCTATTGATGGCATTATTAGATTTGATTTGTCACTTATACTAATTATATTTGCAGTAGCTTTAATCCTATTAAATATCTATAGAATGGTGAGAAAAAAAGGGTACGGTCGTGAGGCTAATAATACAAGATTCGCTTTTAATATTGTTATTGCTATAGTTGTTATTATTGGTTCACTAGCTATGATGTTTTTAAATCTTGGAAGCGTAAGTCAAATTGGTGGTTTAAAAATACCAGTAGTAACATGGTTAATTATCGCTTTATTATGTCTCTTTACGGTATGGATTTTGAAGACTAAGCTTGGGCAAGATTTTAGGACCATTGGACAAAGTCAACACATTGGTAAAGTGGCAGGAATCAATGTCAATCGAACACGTATTATTGCTGTTATTATATCAACGGTACTAGCTGCCTGGGGGCAAATAATTCTCCTTCAAAACATAGGTACCATGAATACTTATGGTAGCCATAGGCAGGTAGGTATGTTTTCTGTAGCAGCAATATTAATTGGAGGAGCGTCTGTAAGTAAAGCTAATATTAAGCATGCTATCCTTGGTGTTATCTTGTTCCAATCTGTATTTATTGTATCACCAACTGCTGGCAAAACTTTATTTGGTGATGCTCAAATTGGTGAGTTCTTTAGAGCGTTTGTCGTTTACTTTGTTATTGGGCTTTCATTAGGATTACATGCATGGAAGAAGAGAAAGTTACAGAATATTTAA
- a CDS encoding sugar ABC transporter ATP-binding protein — translation MRGITKEYYGNAVLKDVELILGPGEIHSLVGENGAGKSTLMNILFGMDVIHSTGGFDGTVKFGGKNISIKSPKEAMELGIGMVHQEFMLIPDFSVTENIKLNREITKANPASAVFGKKLNTVDFENMGHDARNALDTLAMDIDEWVRVEGLPVGHMQFIEIAREIDKENIRLLVFDEPTAVLTESEAENLLEAIKRLASKGIAILFISHRLDEVIEISDYITVLRDGELVTCKTSKETSVEELAEWMVGRKIALSKKETSLSDKDEIILDIKGYTVDMPGEKVKGIDLQVRKGEILGIGGLAGQGKLGIANGLMGMYPSTGEVVLNEKLITARDTKSMLNSGISFVSEDRKGVGLILDDSIEMNMVITALNIQDKFLYNFGLFKLQKSGAIRRHALEMIEDLDIRCTGPRQYAGSLSGGNQQKVCIARALTLEPDILLISEPTRGIDIGAKKLVLDLLVDLNKKRNMTIIMTSSELAELRSVADRIAIISEGKIAGVLEPDASDKEFGLLMAGRINQAEKEGA, via the coding sequence ATGAGAGGCATTACAAAAGAGTACTATGGAAATGCAGTGCTTAAAGATGTTGAACTCATCTTAGGACCAGGAGAAATCCATAGTTTAGTTGGGGAAAACGGAGCAGGGAAGTCGACATTGATGAATATACTATTTGGAATGGACGTCATACATTCCACTGGTGGATTTGATGGTACGGTTAAATTTGGAGGTAAGAATATTTCTATAAAATCACCAAAAGAAGCAATGGAATTAGGGATCGGTATGGTTCATCAAGAATTCATGCTCATACCCGATTTTTCTGTAACAGAAAATATTAAACTCAACCGCGAAATTACAAAAGCTAACCCTGCTAGTGCTGTATTTGGTAAAAAACTTAATACTGTTGATTTTGAAAACATGGGTCATGATGCTAGAAATGCTTTAGATACATTAGCAATGGACATCGATGAATGGGTAAGGGTAGAAGGACTACCTGTAGGGCATATGCAGTTTATAGAAATCGCTAGGGAGATCGATAAAGAGAATATCCGCTTATTGGTTTTTGATGAGCCAACGGCTGTATTAACTGAATCAGAGGCAGAGAATTTACTAGAAGCTATTAAAAGATTAGCTTCTAAAGGAATTGCTATTTTATTCATTAGTCATCGCCTTGATGAAGTCATCGAAATATCCGATTATATTACTGTTTTGAGAGACGGTGAATTGGTTACTTGTAAAACCTCTAAAGAGACATCTGTAGAAGAACTTGCTGAATGGATGGTAGGTAGAAAGATAGCATTATCGAAAAAGGAAACCAGCCTTAGTGATAAGGATGAAATTATATTAGACATTAAAGGCTATACAGTAGACATGCCTGGTGAAAAAGTAAAAGGAATAGATCTCCAAGTAAGAAAAGGAGAAATTTTAGGGATAGGTGGATTAGCTGGTCAAGGTAAACTTGGTATTGCCAATGGGCTTATGGGGATGTATCCATCTACTGGTGAAGTTGTCCTTAACGAGAAATTAATTACAGCTAGAGATACAAAGAGCATGTTAAACAGTGGAATATCATTTGTGTCAGAAGATAGAAAGGGTGTAGGGTTAATTTTGGATGATTCCATTGAAATGAATATGGTAATAACTGCTCTAAATATTCAAGACAAATTTCTATATAATTTTGGCTTATTTAAACTTCAAAAAAGCGGTGCGATAAGAAGACATGCACTTGAAATGATTGAGGATTTAGATATTAGATGTACGGGGCCTAGACAGTACGCTGGTAGTTTAAGTGGTGGTAACCAGCAAAAGGTATGTATAGCGAGGGCTTTGACACTAGAACCGGATATTCTTCTCATATCGGAACCAACTAGAGGGATCGATATAGGAGCAAAAAAACTAGTTTTAGATTTACTAGTTGATTTGAATAAAAAGCGTAATATGACCATTATTATGACTTCCTCTGAGTTAGCAGAGTTAAGAAGCGTTGCAGATAGAATAGCCATTATTAGTGAAGGGAAAATAGCTGGTGTTCTTGAACCTGATGCTTCAGATAAGGAGTTTGGTTTATTGATGGCAGGACGTATAAATCAAGCTGAAAAGGAGGGGGCATAA